The Paenibacillus sp. RUD330 genome has a segment encoding these proteins:
- a CDS encoding type II secretion system F family protein, producing MSSRLNIIEPVKMWRLAARLGWEPARSGSAWRSRLPDYSVFSLTRKQFAVSAGAGAAAIFAAIYLFYLSVPAAAAFSVAGLLVPRKYRDYLRRRRQAKLRLQFKEMLFSLSSSLAAGKSVENAFFASLDDLRLMYPESRSDLMLELEAIRHRCGNGDPLEAGLAEFASRSGVEEIRQFADVFITCKRTGGNLIEIIRRTSQTIGEKIEINQEIEVMISRKRFEAKIMTGVPFAFMAFLHGSAPDYMAPLYAAPAGYAVITAALSMLAACGWLMMRIMAIRL from the coding sequence TTGAGCAGCCGCTTGAACATAATCGAGCCCGTCAAGATGTGGCGGCTGGCAGCGCGGCTCGGCTGGGAGCCGGCAAGATCAGGGTCTGCCTGGCGCAGCCGGCTGCCGGATTACTCGGTCTTCTCCTTGACGCGCAAGCAATTCGCCGTCTCCGCGGGAGCGGGGGCTGCGGCAATATTCGCCGCCATTTATTTGTTCTACTTGTCCGTGCCGGCCGCCGCCGCCTTCTCGGTAGCAGGGCTTCTGGTTCCGAGAAAGTACAGGGACTACTTGAGACGCAGACGCCAAGCGAAGCTTAGGCTGCAATTCAAGGAGATGCTTTTTTCGCTGTCATCCTCTCTAGCGGCCGGGAAGTCGGTAGAAAACGCTTTTTTCGCCTCGCTTGACGATCTGCGTCTCATGTACCCGGAGTCGCGCTCCGATCTCATGCTCGAGCTGGAGGCGATCCGGCATCGATGCGGCAACGGCGATCCGCTGGAGGCGGGGCTTGCCGAGTTCGCCTCGCGATCCGGGGTGGAGGAGATCCGGCAGTTCGCCGACGTTTTCATTACATGCAAGAGGACGGGCGGCAACCTGATCGAGATCATCAGGCGCACCTCCCAGACGATCGGGGAGAAGATCGAAATCAACCAGGAAATTGAGGTCATGATTTCCCGCAAGCGCTTCGAAGCCAAGATCATGACAGGCGTTCCCTTCGCTTTCATGGCATTTCTGCACGGGTCTGCGCCGGACTATATGGCTCCTCTCTACGCGGCGCCTGCAGGGTATGCCGTAATAACAGCCGCTTTGTCAATGCTGGCTGCATGCGGGTGGCTGATGATGAGAATCATGGCTATCCGACTGTAA